The Liquorilactobacillus nagelii DSM 13675 DNA window AGCTGAGGTTGCTTGGGTTCCAGTGTAAGGATAATAATTTTTAAAAATATTATGTGCTGCAATTTTCCCTTGCCGAATAGCATTTGAGGCCAAGGGAATGTATGCATCACTATCAGTTGGATTAAAACGAACTGCTGCACAATCTCCAGCAGCATAAATATTAGGATCAGAGGTTTGTAAATAGTTGTTTAATAAAAGTGCTCCACGATTGTCAGTTTTAAGCTGATTTTTAAGTAGTCTTGTATTGGGAATAAAACCAGTACAAATTACAATCATGTCGGCACTAAAAGTTCGGTTAGCTGTTTTAAGTTGCAAGCTGTGGTCAGCTTTTTCAAAAATATTAGTTATTTGTGTTTGGAGCTGGACTTTGACGCCATGATCTTCCAAAAGTGCAGTAATTCGTGCAGCAGTTTCTTGATTGAAATAATTATTTAAAATTTGTTGATGTGATTGAAAAAGTTGGACTTGGTGACCATTAGTAGCGAAACCTTCAGCTAAACCAACTCCAACATAGCCAGCGCCAACAATTGCAATTCGTTGATTGCTTTCAGCTAAATCGAGCATACGCTGGACTTGTTGATAATTTTTGCATAATAAAACACGAGGATTGTCAATGCCATTAATTGCAGGTAAGCGAACATTGGCGCCGGTTGCAACGATTAACCGATCATAGTCGTCTTGAATAATTGTTTCATTAGTCATATCAGCAGCAGTAATTGTTTTTTTCTGGGGGTCTACTGCTAGGACATTGTGATTGTCGCAAACTTTTACTCCTAAGTTAACCAGTTGAGCTGGTGAAGAAACGAAGGTATCATCCAGTTGCTGCAATGAGTGATTTAAATAAAGAAAAACTCCATCGGACATAAATGAGAAGCCATTAGTTCGTTCGTAAATTGTAACCTGAGTATCAGGATGAATTTCTAGAATTTCTTTAGCGGCAACGAGGCCGGCATGTGTACAGCCAATAATGATAACTTTCATGTTAACTCCATTTATAAAATATAAGATTTTTAAACACCGATTTAATTAATATTATATAATTATTAATGACATTGAGAAAGAATTATTAATTATAGAACCACGCGCATTAAAATAGGAACTGCTGGGGGGAATTTATAATGTATCGTTTTTTTGCACAACCACAAATTAACACCCGTACACGCTCATTAATTGGTTATGAGATGTTGATTCGCGAAGCAGATGCGGCAGGCTGGCGTTTGCCCCAAAGCTTTTCAGCAATTCCGTTAGACGCACAAATTAGCTTAATTAAATTAGCTGGTCGTGAATTAGCGTTAAAAGTAGAATCAATTTCTTTTAATCTCGATCAACAACAGTTTATGAATGATCAGATGGCAGCGGCTTTATGTCAGGCCCAGTTAATGATTTATCCG harbors:
- a CDS encoding NAD(P)/FAD-dependent oxidoreductase, coding for MKVIIIGCTHAGLVAAKEILEIHPDTQVTIYERTNGFSFMSDGVFLYLNHSLQQLDDTFVSSPAQLVNLGVKVCDNHNVLAVDPQKKTITAADMTNETIIQDDYDRLIVATGANVRLPAINGIDNPRVLLCKNYQQVQRMLDLAESNQRIAIVGAGYVGVGLAEGFATNGHQVQLFQSHQQILNNYFNQETAARITALLEDHGVKVQLQTQITNIFEKADHSLQLKTANRTFSADMIVICTGFIPNTRLLKNQLKTDNRGALLLNNYLQTSDPNIYAAGDCAAVRFNPTDSDAYIPLASNAIRQGKIAAHNIFKNYYPYTGTQATSALKILGHYWATSGLTIENARHYNLNAFEVTLTTDLLPEYLSNEAKLNISLIYNRDNRRIIGAQLDSNKNLMPAINTISLAIQNHNTIDDLAFVDMFFQPEFNQPFNYLNQVAQAAIRQERKAGFEQPHFTYDF